In Nostoc piscinale CENA21, the genomic stretch CATCCACCTGACCCAAAATTAATCGATACTTGTGTACATTGTGGATTTTGCCTGTCAACCTGTCCTAGTTATCGCGTCATTGGCAAAGAGATGGACTCGCCTAGAGGACGTATCTATCTCATGGATGCAATTAATGAAGGTGATATTGCCTTAAATACAGCCACAGTCGAACATTTTGATAGTTGTTTAGGGTGTCTTGCTTGTGTGTCAACTTGTCCTTCTGGCGTACAATATGACAAATTAATTTCCGCCACCCGCCACCAAGTTGAACGTAATTATTCCCGCAGTTTACCAGATAAACTTATCCGTCAATTGATATTTGCATTATTTCCCAACCCAGACATTTTACGCATTTTACTTGTGCCATTATTTGTTTATCAAAAGTTGGGAATTTCTAAATTATTACAAGCAACTGGTATTCTCCAGAAAATCTCGCCACGCTTGGCAGCAATGGAATCGATTTTGCCACAAATTACTGCCAAATCTTTTCAAGATAATTTACCAGATATTATTCCCGCCAAAGGCACAAAACGCTATCGAGTCGGCATGATTTTGGGATGTGTGCAACGGTTGTTTTTCTCACCTGTAAATGAAGCGACTGTGCGAGTATTAACAGCTAACGGTTGTGAAGTCGTAATTCCCAAATCTCAAGGTTGTTGTGCTGCACTTCCTGAACACCAAGGACAAACCGAACAAGC encodes the following:
- a CDS encoding (Fe-S)-binding protein → MQVSENSVNNTASIKNLPGFDSNHPPDPKLIDTCVHCGFCLSTCPSYRVIGKEMDSPRGRIYLMDAINEGDIALNTATVEHFDSCLGCLACVSTCPSGVQYDKLISATRHQVERNYSRSLPDKLIRQLIFALFPNPDILRILLVPLFVYQKLGISKLLQATGILQKISPRLAAMESILPQITAKSFQDNLPDIIPAKGTKRYRVGMILGCVQRLFFSPVNEATVRVLTANGCEVVIPKSQGCCAALPEHQGQTEQAKALARQMIDSFADTDVDFVIINAAGCGHTLKEYGHILADDPEYREKAEDFAAKVKDAQEFLATVGLTAKLSPLTDKPLTLVYQDACHLLHGQKISLQPRQLLRQIPGVTLREPLDAALCCGSAGVYNLLQPEIAEELGKQKVQNLLNTGANLIASPNPGCTLQITKHLELQGKNIAVMHPMELLDYAIQGVKLKL